A region from the Colwellia sp. PAMC 21821 genome encodes:
- the fliL gene encoding flagellar basal body-associated protein FliL, protein MADEKELELDNSGKKKKLIIIIAIVVILAAAGGGAAFFMLGGEDETSQAAADSELSADGEGESAGSSAESAEIGSALYVPMPRPFRFNVPGNARDRFVEIRVQLLVRGSDNEEAAKKHVPLIESALLGVFSRSNADDLATSAGKTSLKQTALVEVQKIMTEVESSDIIEKVLFTGFVMQ, encoded by the coding sequence ATGGCTGACGAAAAAGAACTTGAGCTAGATAATTCAGGAAAGAAAAAGAAGCTAATTATTATTATCGCTATTGTGGTGATATTAGCTGCTGCAGGCGGCGGTGCCGCATTTTTTATGCTCGGTGGTGAAGATGAAACATCACAAGCAGCAGCTGATAGTGAATTAAGCGCTGATGGGGAAGGCGAAAGTGCAGGATCATCCGCTGAAAGTGCAGAAATTGGCTCGGCCTTATATGTGCCAATGCCAAGACCTTTTCGCTTCAATGTTCCAGGCAACGCACGTGACCGCTTTGTTGAAATTCGTGTGCAACTATTGGTGCGAGGTTCAGATAATGAAGAAGCCGCCAAAAAGCATGTGCCTTTAATTGAAAGTGCATTGCTAGGGGTTTTTTCGCGTTCAAACGCTGATGACTTAGCAACTAGCGCAGGAAAAACATCGTTAAAACAAACGGCTTTAGTCGAAGTACAAAAAATAATGACCGAAGTCGAGAGCAGTGACATTATCGAAAAAGTATTATTTACTGGTTTTGTTATGCAGTAA